From Musa acuminata AAA Group cultivar baxijiao chromosome BXJ3-8, Cavendish_Baxijiao_AAA, whole genome shotgun sequence, one genomic window encodes:
- the LOC135646270 gene encoding NAC domain-containing protein 21/22-like: MDKMGLRDIESTLPPGFRFYPSDEELVCHYLHKKVSNERTCEGTMVEVDLHTREPWELPDVAKLSANEWYFFSFRDRKYATGSRANRATRSGYWKATGKDRTISDPTTHATVGMRKTLVFYRGRAPSGAKTDWVMHEFRLETPHSPPKEDWVLCRVFHKKKGETENENTASSSPALRSSPSSLVDQPMPDFRHERLSSSSFSILPQQEPESSSDPFLNMALMQGSFLGFSPEMGSTAMMGTSLMCEDELGCPLDLGFENGFGEGEMARYELPKWQA; encoded by the exons ATGGATAAGATGGGACTAAGAGACATAGAGTCCACACTGCCGCCAGGGTTCAGATTCTACCCGAGTGATGAGGAGCTGGTCTGCCACTATCTCCACAAGAAGGTGAGCAACGAGAGAACCTGCGAGGGGACGATGGTGGAGGTGGATTTGCACACTCGAGAGCCATGGGAGCTTCCAG ATGTGGCTAAATTGAGTGCCAacgagtggtacttcttcagctTCCGCGACCGCAAGTACGCCACCGGATCTCGCGCGAACCGAGCAACCAGATCTGGTTACTGGAAAGCAACGGGGAAGGATAGAACGATCAGTGATCCGACGACACATGCGACGGTGGGGATGAGGAAGACATTGGTGTTCTACAGAGGTAGAGCTCCCAGTGGAGCGAAGACCGACTGGGTCATGCACGAGTTCAGACTGGAGACCCCTCATTCACCCCCCAAG GAGGACTGGGTTCTGTGTCGGGTTTTCCACAAGAAGAAAGGGGAGACGGAGAATGAGAACACTGCTTCTTCTTCTCCCGCTCTGAGGTCATCTCCTTCTTCTCTAGTGGACCAGCCCATGCCAGATTTCCGGCATGAACGGTTGAGTTCATCATCTTTCTCCATTCTCCCACAGCAAGAACCGGAGAGCAGCTCAGACCCCTTCCTGAACATGGCGCTGATGCAGGGCAGCTTTCTTGGGTTCTCACCGGAGATGGGAAGCACGGCAATGATGGGGACGAGCTTAATGTGTGAGGATGAGCTTGGATGTCCGCTGGATTTGGGATTTGAGAATGGCTTTGGGGAGGGCGAGATGGCAAGATATGAGCTGCCAAAGTGGCAAGCTTAG